tgtgtttttttcaatattttaatttttaatcgagTAATGagctttttttagttttaatattaatataacatgcTCATAAcactattatcattaaaaattttcaaacaaataatgtgagattacaaataaaaaaataatgttcattCTTAAGCTTAAGATTGACAATATTTCACTGTTATATTAAAGATAACaactcaaaatttaaacttctcAACTCTATTTTTCTATGCTATACGTATGCAAGACAGATAATACATGCGGTTGAGGTATCCTCTAATAAAATTGTACCGTACATTATTACAATCAGTGTCATATAGAAAGATGGATGATCATTCGTCACTTTTGTATTATCGAATATTGTTTGTATAGTCTTGGGTAGTTGGGTAACACTTAATATTAGACtgtatagacattttatttgacatatttttctAATCTGTCCTCTTAAACAAAATgctaattaataggtattaattattatttaaagcttttatattgttattttttaagtttcaatGCGGCCAACTATTCCTAATCATTGTTGATTTCTTTGAGTATTACTATGACAATTGGCAACAATATATTtgcactaaaaattaataagtatttgttttcctttattttttttaatgtttatatcctaccatattatggaaaaaaattatttgtcttCAAAAATTGAAATCTGTGTTTAGGAAGGAGAGGGGTAAAAGCACCAGGGCACTAAATTCCTGAATACGTCTGATTACAACTAATAAAACACTccttaaaatactatttttattattattttatagactaTTACAGTACAACTAGACAGTTTTATGAAGATACGTTACctcaaaaatcaaaacatttgaaGTATGTTTTTAAACATAGAATTAATAGTTGATAGTGATgagcaattaaattaattttgaattttatcaacAGACCCGATCCTCGGTTTATTACATTCCAAAAAGAAGGGTCGGTTGGTATTCGATTGACAGGTGGCAACGAGGTTGGTATATTCGTCACTGCCGTGCAGCCTGGAAGTCCGGCATTTACCCAAGGTCTGCAACCAGGTGACAAGATATTAAAAGTGAACGATATGGATATGAAAGGTGTGACTCGTGAAGAAGCTGTGCTATTCTTGTTGAGCCTTCAAGATCAAATACATCTTATCGTTCAACACAGACGCGATCAATACGAACAAATCATGAACAATCAACGAGGCGATTCATTCCacattaagtaattaataaccAAGTTCAAAAGAATTATTTAAACGTGTTTTTAATATGCATGTGTGCACACTATAGGACTCATTTTGACTACGAACAGCCCAACAAAGGTGAAATGAGCTTCTGCAAAGGCGATGTTTTCCATGTAATGGACACATTGCACAATGGTGTAGTTGGTTCTTGGCAAGTATTCCGTATTGGAAGAAACAATCAAGAAGTCCAAAAAGGTATAATACCGAATAAGGCTAGAGCTGAAGAACTAGCTACAGCGCAGTTTAATGCTACTAAGAAAGAGATGAACGCTTCAGAAAGTAAAGGAGGTTTCTTTAGACGACGAAAACACAATCACCGCAGATCAAAATCATTGAGCAAGGTAACAATATCATAAACAATGTATGTAAGAGAAGTGAGAAATATTAATTGACTTTTTATTATAGGAAAATTGGGATGATGTGGTGTTCGGGGATAGTATAAGCAAGTTCCCAGCCTACGAAAAAGTGGTATTGAGTCATACAGGGTTCGTACGACCAGTTGTTTTGTTTGGACCGATATCAGATATTGCCCGAGAAAAACTTACCAAAGACTTTCCCGACAAATTCTTATCTCctcgtaaatatttaaaaaaatgttatgtctACATTTTGACTTAACtttcaataatagtatattaatttggTTTATTAGAACTCGAAAACAACACTACTGACGGAAGCAAGAAAATCAGTGGTATAATACGTTTAAGTGCTATTCGTGATATTATGGACCGAGGGAAACACGCCTTGTTAGATGTCACCCCAAATGCTGTTGACCGTTTAAACTATGCTCAATTTTATCCTATAGTCATCATGTTGCGCGCCGATAACAAACAAGTGGTCAAAGAACTACGTGCTGGGTTACCAAAGTAatgagtattaaataattttgtgtatattagtattaattaccaatgatattttatagaaCTGCACACAAGAGCAGTAAAAAGCTATTGGAACAATGTCAAAAATTAGAAAAAGTGTGGTCTCATGTATTTACTTCATCACTTACTCTAAATGGAGGAGACGCTTGGTATCGCAAGCTTCGAGAACTAATCGATAAACACCAGAGTTCTCCAACTTGGGTCAGCGAGACAAAGGTATTGTTATtaccattatataatacaaactgtattctaaaactataaatatattattatttatagactgTAGACTTCCTATCAGATCTTTATTTACTTCCTATGTCATATCCATTTTGTGACCCTTATGTTATTTCTAGTGATACTGATTATGCTAGAAaaccaaatgatttttttggttACTTATGAAAATCTGATTAATTACTTGTATGTACTTTcgctgttaataatattatattatattgcatgattaacagtttatttgtaattttctaTTCTTTCATcttaaacaacaaaaataattttttaactgacATTATCAAACTAGGTATTTATTaactttgattttataatatattgtttacttcagacatagttaataataacaaaaatattctaattatttatatttttgatctaataataaataatacaaaaatatatctatttaattcatattcacttatagataatttatcatataattatataacttaaagTATTGTGTTCTTTATTAATGtgtatttaatttgtgtttGTAAATTAACTGATTTATGTATTGTGAGTTACTAACATGTTGTTTTGTGTATGTGGCATGCATTATGTGTTCAGCCTGAAGAAAACCTGTCTGATGATTTGTTATTCCCGATGACCTCCTTACGTTTGTCATATGCATCATCTCCTGAAAGTGATATGGAGACTAGTAACACAACATTAGCATCCCCAACTTCTACTGCAGCGGCCAGTCCATCTGCAATTGGTTCAAGACTAGTGAAAAGTTCAAGTGATCCAAGTATTACAACTCAGGATGATTCTGCCATTCCTAATTATAATCCACCTCCACCATATTCACCTTCAGTGTTTAAAcaagtatgtattttttattaagttataataaagaaatgtataaaataaaaaactaatataaaatacatttttatttgaagaaaattcCATTGTTTTTCTccacatttaatttaaaaaaaagttagttgATTTATTGTGTTAgcctaatacaaattaattaattataataggcGAGTTATGAGCCTCCTCAAACATTACGTATGGCTGGTCCTCCTACTCACACAACACtaatggtaaatggtaatgGGCCACCAGATTTACCGCCTCGCGTCGATAGAAACACAAAACCATTGCATGGAAATCGCGCTAATGGTCAAAGATCAGCCACAGATAGATTATTCAGTCCAAACGGTATGGAAGATATACCTAATTACATAAATGCAACTCCCCATCATCAGAGGACCCATACCAGCAGTAGTAAACAAGTAtgtcataataaaatactaaataatagcttagtataaaataaattcatatctaTCTTTCCAGTTGTATGATATGCACAATAGCTATGACAGTGTATCTTCATATGATAGTTATGGTGTACGCATGAATGGAGGTAGCAACGGTAGTGCAAACCTTACAACAACTTTGTGTTCAAACTCTCAGGATGATCTTAAGTCTGGCAGCAATAACACTCTAGGTAGACATCATGAT
The Metopolophium dirhodum isolate CAU chromosome 7, ASM1992520v1, whole genome shotgun sequence DNA segment above includes these coding regions:
- the LOC132948236 gene encoding tight junction protein ZO-2 isoform X3 → MDHREYGERVSPPLPQQQQQLQQQQQHQQQQQQQQHQPQQHLQQQQPQQPLPPPANHTDQNGDRIVWEFHQVTLNRVPGYGFGIAVSGGRDNPHFANGDPSIAVSDVLKSGPAEGKLMVNDRLMTANGVSLDNVEYGTAVAVLRECGESVTLSLRRRLVLPSNTPHTLRIHLNKTRKKDDFGIVLGSRIFIKEGTKGGDNSVQEGDVLLKINNHSVVDGMTLKEARRLIESAKDKLSLTVRREGSSNGHVLQYSGSSEPTSLHTKENNNYMDGINGSAYPSQNLYVQPPSRTMLEEAKSNLAPRGRSRNPLLDSVSLSQLDRPTSAMDNNTTSANNLHNGDLGPTYNHGRTRSGAEDHSEPPRPPPPRPEDYYSTTRQFYEDTLPQKSKHLKPDPRFITFQKEGSVGIRLTGGNEVGIFVTAVQPGSPAFTQGLQPGDKILKVNDMDMKGVTREEAVLFLLSLQDQIHLIVQHRRDQYEQIMNNQRGDSFHIKTHFDYEQPNKGEMSFCKGDVFHVMDTLHNGVVGSWQVFRIGRNNQEVQKGIIPNKARAEELATAQFNATKKEMNASESKGGFFRRRKHNHRRSKSLSKENWDDVVFGDSISKFPAYEKVVLSHTGFVRPVVLFGPISDIAREKLTKDFPDKFLSPQLENNTTDGSKKISGIIRLSAIRDIMDRGKHALLDVTPNAVDRLNYAQFYPIVIMLRADNKQVVKELRAGLPKTAHKSSKKLLEQCQKLEKVWSHVFTSSLTLNGGDAWYRKLRELIDKHQSSPTWVSETKPEENLSDDLLFPMTSLRLSYASSPESDMETSNTTLASPTSTAAASPSAIGSRLVKSSSDPSITTQDDSAIPNYNPPPPYSPSVFKQASYEPPQTLRMAGPPTHTTLMVNGNGPPDLPPRVDRNTKPLHGNRANGQRSATDRLFSPNGMEDIPNYINATPHHQRTHTSSSKQLYDMHNSYDSVSSYDSYGVRMNGGSNGSANLTTTLCSNSQDDLKSGSNNTLGRHHDPYRFTRSTQQPVDTKISDYPKYRPPGGTSGGMIEYATSKPLPLPKSPPQQQSYKPVPPPKPKNYRPPVQQQQQQQQQHQQQYYQPPPAGFQHSKSFSMADSTYSSHISNGMPSSPSKYSSESTDVNTADSGHGSSLDRGYDRRGGNGQQPSQQMDRSHIYYKHHRDPNALDLTQHRDQRGSAFELYKKPSVAGDHRMSNGGDHRMSNGGDHRMTNGGDHRVSNGGGHYNVDALR
- the LOC132948236 gene encoding tight junction protein ZO-2 isoform X4; the encoded protein is MGLFKKLLWPSSSQHLNSIPPPSVCSSSRKRSRRDSVSTSSRRHRRKKNGDRIVWEFHQVTLNRVPGYGFGIAVSGGRDNPHFANGDPSIAVSDVLKSGPAEGKLMVNDRLMTANGVSLDNVEYGTAVAVLRECGESVTLSLRRRLVLPSNTPHTLRIHLNKTRKKDDFGIVLGSRIFIKEGTKGGDNSVQEGDVLLKINNHSVVDGMTLKEARRLIESAKDKLSLTVRREGSSNGHVLQYSGSSEPTSLHTKENNNYMDGINGSAYPSQNLYVQPPSRTMLEEAKSNLAPRGRSRNPLLDSVSLSQLDRPTSAMDNNTTSANNLHNGDLGPTYNHGRTRSGAEDHSEPPRPPPPRPEDYYSTTRQFYEDTLPQKSKHLKPDPRFITFQKEGSVGIRLTGGNEVGIFVTAVQPGSPAFTQGLQPGDKILKVNDMDMKGVTREEAVLFLLSLQDQIHLIVQHRRDQYEQIMNNQRGDSFHIKTHFDYEQPNKGEMSFCKGDVFHVMDTLHNGVVGSWQVFRIGRNNQEVQKGIIPNKARAEELATAQFNATKKEMNASESKGGFFRRRKHNHRRSKSLSKENWDDVVFGDSISKFPAYEKVVLSHTGFVRPVVLFGPISDIAREKLTKDFPDKFLSPQLENNTTDGSKKISGIIRLSAIRDIMDRGKHALLDVTPNAVDRLNYAQFYPIVIMLRADNKQVVKELRAGLPKTAHKSSKKLLEQCQKLEKVWSHVFTSSLTLNGGDAWYRKLRELIDKHQSSPTWVSETKPEENLSDDLLFPMTSLRLSYASSPESDMETSNTTLASPTSTAAASPSAIGSRLVKSSSDPSITTQDDSAIPNYNPPPPYSPSVFKQASYEPPQTLRMAGPPTHTTLMVNGNGPPDLPPRVDRNTKPLHGNRANGQRSATDRLFSPNGMEDIPNYINATPHHQRTHTSSSKQLYDMHNSYDSVSSYDSYGVRMNGGSNGSANLTTTLCSNSQDDLKSGSNNTLGRHHDPYRFTRSTQQPVDTKISDYPKYRPPGGTSGGMIEYATSKPLPLPKSPPQQQSYKPVPPPKPKNYRPPVQQQQQQQQQHQQQYYQPPPAGFQHSKSFSMADSTYSSHISNGMPSSPSKYSSESTDVNTADSGHGSSLDRGYDRRGGNGQQPSQQMDRSHIYYKHHRDPNALDLTQHRDQRGSAFELYKKPSVAGDHRMSNGGDHRMSNGGDHRMTNGGDHRVSNGGGHYNVDALR
- the LOC132948236 gene encoding tight junction protein ZO-2 isoform X2; this encodes MVKNEEMHYIDSDDQEESVGGKKITDNKSKSSSRSSTPPPSFTECQERPDGEHEEGSEMFEEPVEEINGDRIVWEFHQVTLNRVPGYGFGIAVSGGRDNPHFANGDPSIAVSDVLKSGPAEGKLMVNDRLMTANGVSLDNVEYGTAVAVLRECGESVTLSLRRRLVLPSNTPHTLRIHLNKTRKKDDFGIVLGSRIFIKEGTKGGDNSVQEGDVLLKINNHSVVDGMTLKEARRLIESAKDKLSLTVRREGSSNGHVLQYSGSSEPTSLHTKENNNYMDGINGSAYPSQNLYVQPPSRTMLEEAKSNLAPRGRSRNPLLDSVSLSQLDRPTSAMDNNTTSANNLHNGDLGPTYNHGRTRSGAEDHSEPPRPPPPRPEDYYSTTRQFYEDTLPQKSKHLKPDPRFITFQKEGSVGIRLTGGNEVGIFVTAVQPGSPAFTQGLQPGDKILKVNDMDMKGVTREEAVLFLLSLQDQIHLIVQHRRDQYEQIMNNQRGDSFHIKTHFDYEQPNKGEMSFCKGDVFHVMDTLHNGVVGSWQVFRIGRNNQEVQKGIIPNKARAEELATAQFNATKKEMNASESKGGFFRRRKHNHRRSKSLSKENWDDVVFGDSISKFPAYEKVVLSHTGFVRPVVLFGPISDIAREKLTKDFPDKFLSPQLENNTTDGSKKISGIIRLSAIRDIMDRGKHALLDVTPNAVDRLNYAQFYPIVIMLRADNKQVVKELRAGLPKTAHKSSKKLLEQCQKLEKVWSHVFTSSLTLNGGDAWYRKLRELIDKHQSSPTWVSETKPEENLSDDLLFPMTSLRLSYASSPESDMETSNTTLASPTSTAAASPSAIGSRLVKSSSDPSITTQDDSAIPNYNPPPPYSPSVFKQASYEPPQTLRMAGPPTHTTLMVNGNGPPDLPPRVDRNTKPLHGNRANGQRSATDRLFSPNGMEDIPNYINATPHHQRTHTSSSKQLYDMHNSYDSVSSYDSYGVRMNGGSNGSANLTTTLCSNSQDDLKSGSNNTLGRHHDPYRFTRSTQQPVDTKISDYPKYRPPGGTSGGMIEYATSKPLPLPKSPPQQQSYKPVPPPKPKNYRPPVQQQQQQQQQHQQQYYQPPPAGFQHSKSFSMADSTYSSHISNGMPSSPSKYSSESTDVNTADSGHGSSLDRGYDRRGGNGQQPSQQMDRSHIYYKHHRDPNALDLTQHRDQRGSAFELYKKPSVAGDHRMSNGGDHRMSNGGDHRMTNGGDHRVSNGGGHYNVDALR